One stretch of Chitinophagales bacterium DNA includes these proteins:
- a CDS encoding imidazolonepropionase → MKILYKNIKQLVQVREETEKPIMGLDMKNLPVIENAWLLTENGLIADYGTMQNCPSHADEIKDLTGRVVLPTWVDCHTHIVFAASREEEFVMKIQGKSYEEIAAAGGGILNSARKLRKATEDELYESAAERLKNLIKLGTGAIEIKSGYGLSVESELKMLRVIKKLKNNFNIPIKSNLLAAHAIPTEYKNNREQYIDLIINEIIPQASEEGLADFIDVFCEKGFFTVEETDKILQAGAKYGLRAKIHANQLAVSGGVQVGIKNNAISVDHLEQIGVEEIACLQNSNTIPVALPSCSFYLGIPYAPVKKMIQANLPVAVASDYNPGSTPSGNMNFLVSLACIKMKMLPEEAINAATINAAFAMGVQKEVGSITKGKRANFIVTKPISSYIYLPYSFGENCIEEIFY, encoded by the coding sequence ATGAAAATTTTATACAAAAACATAAAGCAGTTAGTACAAGTTAGAGAAGAAACGGAAAAACCTATAATGGGATTAGATATGAAAAATCTTCCTGTAATAGAAAATGCGTGGTTGTTAACTGAAAACGGATTGATAGCAGATTATGGAACCATGCAAAATTGCCCTTCCCATGCTGATGAAATTAAAGACCTAACAGGCAGAGTGGTTTTGCCTACGTGGGTAGATTGCCACACACATATAGTTTTTGCAGCCAGCAGAGAGGAGGAGTTTGTAATGAAAATACAAGGCAAAAGTTATGAAGAAATTGCGGCAGCAGGTGGAGGAATATTAAATTCTGCAAGAAAATTAAGAAAGGCTACCGAAGATGAGCTTTATGAAAGTGCTGCTGAAAGATTAAAAAACTTGATAAAATTGGGAACAGGAGCTATAGAAATAAAAAGTGGTTACGGTTTAAGCGTAGAAAGTGAATTAAAAATGCTTAGGGTAATTAAAAAGTTAAAAAACAATTTCAATATTCCCATTAAATCTAATTTATTAGCGGCACACGCTATTCCTACCGAGTATAAAAACAATAGAGAGCAGTATATTGATTTAATAATAAATGAAATAATACCGCAGGCAAGTGAAGAAGGTTTAGCAGATTTTATAGATGTTTTTTGCGAAAAAGGTTTTTTTACAGTAGAAGAAACAGATAAAATATTGCAAGCAGGTGCTAAGTACGGATTGCGAGCTAAAATACACGCTAACCAGTTGGCTGTGAGTGGAGGCGTGCAAGTAGGTATTAAAAATAATGCCATTTCTGTTGACCATTTAGAGCAAATAGGTGTAGAGGAAATAGCTTGCCTACAAAATAGTAATACTATTCCTGTGGCTTTGCCCAGTTGTTCATTTTATTTAGGTATTCCTTATGCTCCGGTTAAAAAAATGATACAAGCCAACCTGCCCGTAGCTGTCGCAAGTGATTACAACCCCGGTAGTACACCAAGTGGAAACATGAACTTTTTGGTAAGTTTAGCTTGCATAAAAATGAAAATGCTACCCGAAGAAGCCATAAATGCAGCCACTATAAATGCTGCTTTTGCCATGGGCGTACAAAAAGAAGTGGGAAGTATAACAAAAGGTAAAAGAGCCAATTTTATTGTTACTAAGCCAATTTCTTCATATATATACTTGCCATATAGCTTTGGCGAAAACTGTATAGAGGAAATTTTTTATTAG
- a CDS encoding rhomboid family intramembrane serine protease, which translates to MNPVDLIVYTLIGINVVLSFMAFNNMSLFQKLKFHVGSIKQNKEYYRFISSAFLHGDITHLLFNMIALYSFGLVMKYFIGPIEFTVLYFVSLLVGNALAYFYNKDNNAYSAVGASGAVSGVVFASILFYPFGDIIFIFLPFFPIPSWIFGILYLLYTVYGMNKQNDNIGHEAHLGGAVAGVVLAILFDFNAAMANWWLTLLLLAIPAIIFFINPNKRKSSSSFKMYNEDVKQTKRSVDDLYYNKEFEKEKELDALLDKVGKDGLGSLSYSERKRLDELSNELNKTKD; encoded by the coding sequence ATGAACCCAGTAGATTTAATAGTATATACCTTAATTGGTATCAATGTAGTGTTGTCATTTATGGCGTTTAATAACATGAGTTTATTCCAAAAATTAAAATTTCATGTAGGGAGTATTAAGCAAAATAAGGAATACTATCGTTTTATAAGTAGTGCTTTTTTGCATGGCGATATAACTCACCTTTTGTTTAACATGATAGCTTTATACTCTTTTGGCTTAGTAATGAAATATTTTATAGGTCCAATAGAATTTACTGTCCTTTATTTTGTTAGTTTATTAGTGGGCAATGCTTTAGCCTATTTTTATAATAAAGACAATAATGCTTATAGTGCCGTTGGGGCAAGTGGAGCAGTAAGTGGAGTAGTTTTTGCCAGTATTTTATTTTATCCTTTTGGCGATATTATATTTATATTTTTGCCGTTTTTCCCTATTCCAAGTTGGATTTTTGGAATTTTATATTTGCTTTATACCGTATATGGTATGAATAAACAAAATGACAACATAGGGCACGAAGCACATTTAGGCGGAGCAGTAGCCGGTGTTGTTTTAGCTATTTTATTTGATTTTAATGCAGCCATGGCTAATTGGTGGTTAACACTTTTACTACTTGCTATACCAGCTATCATATTTTTTATTAATCCTAATAAACGTAAATCTTCCAGTAGTTTTAAAATGTATAATGAAGATGTAAAACAAACTAAAAGAAGCGTAGATGATTTGTATTACAATAAGGAATTTGAAAAAGAAAAAGAGTTAGATGCACTTTTAGATAAAGTAGGTAAAGACGGTTTAGGCAGTTTGTCTTATTCAGAAAGAAAAAGATTAGATGAATTATCTAACGAATTGAATAAAACGAAGGATTAG
- a CDS encoding DUF1343 domain-containing protein → MKLNAILIATLLFSLFSCQAQEPAQNKVSVNKVVEAPILQTGAEMLMQDLSILNNKNVALVVNPTSMVKNQHLLDVLVDKGVAVKKIFAPEHGFRGTADAGEKIIDGIDSKSGLPVISLYGSHKKPTKTDLEGIDIVIFDIQDVGVRFYTYISTLHYVMEACAENNVELLVLDRPNPNGNRIDGNVLYMDYSSFVGMHPVPVLHGMTIGEYALMINGERWLENGIKCQLTVLKCYGYTHDMPYSLPVKPSPNLPNDRAIFLYPSTCFFEGTVISEGRGTPFPFQVFGAPEIDKNIVHYAFTPKSMEGAKYPKFENKTCYGYNISKPIDNFEEQKGINLTYLISMYNLYPDKENFFLKNGFFDKLAGGTALRKAIINGLTEEEIKATWQEDLNEFKEMRKQYLLYPDFEEQN, encoded by the coding sequence ATGAAATTAAATGCCATATTAATAGCAACGCTCCTTTTTAGTTTGTTTTCTTGTCAAGCACAAGAGCCGGCTCAAAATAAAGTAAGTGTAAATAAAGTTGTAGAAGCACCAATACTACAAACAGGGGCAGAAATGCTTATGCAAGATTTAAGTATTCTTAATAACAAAAATGTGGCTTTGGTAGTAAACCCTACATCTATGGTTAAAAACCAGCACTTGTTAGATGTTTTGGTAGATAAAGGCGTTGCTGTTAAGAAAATATTTGCTCCGGAGCACGGTTTTAGAGGTACTGCCGATGCAGGAGAAAAAATTATTGACGGTATTGATAGCAAAAGTGGCTTGCCTGTTATTTCTTTGTACGGTAGCCATAAAAAACCTACAAAAACAGATTTAGAAGGTATAGATATTGTAATTTTTGACATTCAGGATGTGGGTGTTAGGTTTTACACTTATATTTCTACTTTGCATTATGTAATGGAAGCTTGTGCCGAAAATAATGTGGAGCTTTTGGTTTTGGATAGACCAAACCCTAACGGAAATAGAATAGACGGAAATGTATTGTATATGGATTATAGCTCTTTTGTAGGTATGCACCCGGTGCCGGTTTTGCATGGTATGACTATAGGAGAATATGCCTTAATGATAAATGGAGAACGCTGGTTAGAAAATGGAATAAAGTGTCAATTAACTGTTTTAAAATGTTATGGATATACACATGATATGCCTTATAGTTTACCCGTAAAACCTTCGCCAAATTTACCCAATGATAGAGCCATTTTTTTGTATCCATCTACTTGTTTTTTTGAAGGAACGGTAATCAGTGAGGGCAGAGGCACGCCTTTCCCTTTTCAAGTATTTGGAGCTCCGGAAATAGATAAAAATATAGTGCACTATGCTTTTACACCTAAAAGTATGGAGGGAGCAAAATATCCAAAATTTGAAAATAAAACGTGTTATGGATATAATATAAGTAAACCTATTGATAATTTTGAGGAACAAAAAGGTATAAATTTGACTTACTTAATAAGTATGTATAATTTGTATCCCGATAAAGAAAATTTCTTTTTAAAAAATGGATTTTTTGATAAACTTGCCGGAGGTACTGCTTTAAGAAAAGCAATAATTAACGGATTAACAGAAGAAGAAATAAAAGCAACATGGCAAGAAGATTTAAACGAATTTAAAGAAATGAGAAAACAGTATTTGCTTTACCCAGATTTTGAAGAACAGAATTAA
- a CDS encoding alpha/beta hydrolase: protein MKKYIFIGLIVLIFGGLWYLYQPPIPLEELKKEYTDEYSHFIKLNGLDVHYKKKGNGFSILLIHGTSSSLHTWEQWEQYLSKNYTTYSIDMQGGGLTSPALNNEYSIQAYLDLLDAFVEELNIDSFYLVGNSLGGHTAWAYAANAKYADRVKKLVLVDPSGFFDKNREKPLVFKLAKYNFLLNNAEYINTNSFVKRSLKEVFYNDDLITPQIVKRYTDLGRRPGNRQAFFYKVQQMEAGKESDLHKIKCPTLIQWGREDAWIPLSLSDIFVANIPNNKLIIYENCGHIPMEEIPEKSVTDVINFFEE, encoded by the coding sequence ATGAAAAAATATATTTTTATAGGTCTAATAGTATTGATTTTTGGTGGATTATGGTATTTATACCAGCCACCAATACCTTTAGAAGAGTTAAAAAAAGAATACACAGATGAGTATTCTCATTTTATAAAATTAAACGGCTTAGATGTGCACTATAAAAAGAAAGGAAACGGGTTTTCTATACTATTAATACACGGCACTTCATCTAGCTTGCACACATGGGAGCAGTGGGAGCAGTATCTAAGTAAAAACTACACCACATACAGTATAGATATGCAGGGCGGAGGGCTTACTTCACCGGCACTTAATAATGAATACTCAATACAAGCCTATTTAGATTTATTAGATGCTTTTGTAGAAGAATTAAACATAGATAGTTTTTATTTGGTAGGAAATTCATTAGGAGGGCATACGGCATGGGCGTATGCCGCTAATGCAAAATATGCCGATAGAGTTAAAAAATTAGTATTGGTAGATCCTAGTGGCTTTTTTGATAAAAACAGAGAAAAACCATTAGTTTTTAAGCTGGCTAAGTACAATTTTTTGTTAAACAATGCAGAGTATATCAATACAAATTCTTTTGTAAAGAGGAGTTTAAAAGAAGTGTTTTATAATGATGATTTGATAACACCACAAATAGTAAAACGATATACCGATTTAGGTAGAAGACCGGGAAACAGGCAGGCATTTTTTTATAAAGTACAACAAATGGAAGCGGGTAAAGAAAGCGATTTACATAAAATTAAATGCCCAACATTAATACAGTGGGGCAGAGAAGATGCTTGGATACCTTTATCTCTATCAGATATTTTTGTAGCAAATATTCCTAATAATAAATTAATAATTTACGAAAACTGCGGACACATACCTATGGAAGAAATACCCGAAAAAAGCGTAACGGATGTTATCAATTTTTTTGAAGAGTAA
- a CDS encoding SDR family oxidoreductase, giving the protein MQMSLNGKVIVISGVARGIGKALVLEVAKHGMLVAGFDVRKQELDELQFVLNENKNDCLLECVNITNEQMCKQFIEAVVAKYGKIDILINNAGITHIAPEKETKPNDVEKLMQVNVLGLMYLSHYALPHIIKQKGTLVSLSSVAGYSPLLYRTAYAASKHAVWGYMNSLRAEMRDKNVKVLTVCPSFVATQLQENQQQYFTNNTNVALNSESVAKEILKAIIDKKELALIGKTAKQAYWLNRFFPKLYEKIMIKKTKIDNK; this is encoded by the coding sequence ATGCAAATGAGTTTAAATGGTAAAGTAATAGTAATATCGGGTGTAGCCAGAGGTATAGGCAAAGCTTTAGTATTAGAAGTAGCAAAACATGGAATGCTGGTGGCAGGTTTTGATGTAAGAAAACAAGAGTTAGATGAACTTCAATTTGTTTTAAATGAAAATAAAAATGATTGTTTATTGGAGTGTGTAAATATTACAAATGAACAAATGTGCAAGCAATTTATTGAAGCTGTAGTAGCTAAATATGGCAAAATAGACATACTAATTAACAATGCAGGAATAACACATATAGCTCCTGAAAAAGAAACCAAACCTAATGATGTAGAAAAGCTAATGCAGGTAAATGTGCTGGGGCTGATGTATTTAAGTCATTATGCTTTGCCACATATTATTAAGCAAAAAGGAACTTTAGTATCGTTGAGTAGTGTGGCGGGTTATAGTCCACTTTTATACAGAACAGCTTATGCCGCCAGCAAGCATGCCGTGTGGGGATATATGAATAGTTTACGTGCAGAAATGAGAGATAAAAACGTGAAAGTGCTTACGGTATGCCCCAGTTTTGTGGCAACGCAACTACAAGAGAACCAACAGCAATACTTTACTAATAATACCAATGTAGCTTTAAATTCAGAAAGTGTTGCTAAAGAGATTTTGAAAGCTATAATAGATAAAAAAGAACTTGCTTTAATAGGGAAAACAGCTAAGCAAGCGTATTGGCTTAATAGATTTTTTCCGAAGTTGTATGAAAAAATAATGATAAAGAAAACAAAAATAGATAATAAATAA
- a CDS encoding inorganic pyrophosphatase, translating into MKNYSKYTAHPWHGIKPQDKNNTFNAFIEIVPTDTVKYEIDKESGFLRLDRPQKFSNIIPALYGFIPQTYCAEEVAKYCMKKTGKTNIVGDGDPLDICVLTDKIIRNSNVIVPAIAIGGFRMIDHGEADDKIIAVLYNDDVYQWKDLRQAPQGLIDRLMHYFITYKKHPEDDANNSPVEITHTYGAEEAQEIIKASIKDYKNHY; encoded by the coding sequence ATGAAAAACTATTCAAAATACACGGCACACCCTTGGCATGGTATTAAACCACAAGATAAAAATAATACTTTTAACGCTTTTATAGAAATAGTGCCTACCGATACGGTAAAATACGAGATAGATAAAGAGAGTGGCTTTTTGAGATTAGACCGACCTCAAAAATTTTCAAATATTATACCTGCTCTTTATGGTTTTATACCTCAAACCTATTGTGCTGAAGAAGTGGCAAAATACTGTATGAAAAAAACAGGCAAAACCAATATTGTAGGCGATGGCGACCCTTTAGATATTTGTGTATTGACCGATAAAATAATACGCAACAGCAATGTAATAGTGCCGGCTATAGCTATTGGTGGTTTTAGAATGATAGACCATGGCGAAGCCGATGATAAAATTATAGCCGTTTTATATAATGATGATGTTTACCAATGGAAAGATTTACGCCAAGCACCACAAGGTTTAATTGATAGACTGATGCATTATTTTATAACGTACAAAAAACATCCGGAAGATGATGCAAATAACAGCCCTGTAGAAATAACGCATACTTATGGAGCTGAAGAAGCACAAGAAATTATAAAAGCAAGCATTAAAGATTATAAAAATCATTATTAG
- a CDS encoding SET domain-containing protein-lysine N-methyltransferase translates to MIHPNTELKHISEHVGYGVFATQDIKEGSIVYVKDSLEHVISPTNYLMYDEDMKKVIDKYSYIDEKGNRIVSWDFAKYVNHSCLCNSISTGYGFEIAIRDIKKGEQITDEYGIFNLDIEMECACGNPNCRKTIKPNDFDNYYAEWDKKIRNSIMKLFEVEQPLMPFIDRDTRKELDNLFVNPENYKSVYHLRLK, encoded by the coding sequence ATGATACATCCAAATACGGAATTAAAACACATAAGCGAACACGTAGGTTACGGTGTTTTTGCTACACAAGACATTAAAGAAGGTAGCATAGTATATGTAAAAGATAGTTTAGAGCATGTTATAAGTCCTACTAACTACCTCATGTACGATGAAGACATGAAAAAAGTGATAGACAAATACTCTTATATAGATGAAAAAGGAAACAGAATAGTAAGTTGGGATTTTGCTAAATATGTGAACCATAGTTGCCTTTGCAACTCTATAAGTACAGGCTATGGTTTTGAAATAGCTATAAGAGATATTAAAAAAGGAGAGCAAATAACAGATGAATATGGTATTTTTAATTTAGATATAGAAATGGAGTGTGCTTGTGGCAATCCCAACTGTAGAAAAACTATAAAACCTAACGATTTTGATAATTATTATGCTGAATGGGATAAAAAAATACGAAATTCTATAATGAAATTATTTGAAGTAGAGCAACCTTTAATGCCTTTTATAGATAGAGATACCCGAAAAGAATTGGATAACTTGTTTGTAAATCCGGAAAACTACAAATCCGTTTATCACTTACGCTTAAAATAA
- a CDS encoding calcium/sodium antiporter yields MFLAIFLLIIGLVLLVKGADWLVENASALAKKYNVSDLVIGLTIVAFGTSAPELVVNIIASLQKNQDIILGNVIGSNNFNLFIILGITGLISPIIVQKSTVWKEIPFSFFAALLLFILANHLFDFNGGNLGRVDGIILFIMFLSFLYFIFKQMKNEAPIESTITENSIDKKISLIVVFLILGLSSLILGGKLVVDNAVIIATNLGINEKLIGLTIVAAGTSLPELATSVVAALKKNNDIAMGNIIGSNIFNIFLILSISSIINPIGYNTAFNTDLVILMIGTIFVFIAMFTSGKRILDRWEAMVLLVSYVAYMVYLVAKEM; encoded by the coding sequence ATGTTTTTAGCCATATTTTTATTAATTATTGGCTTAGTTCTTTTAGTAAAGGGAGCCGATTGGCTGGTAGAAAATGCTTCTGCTTTAGCCAAAAAATATAATGTTTCTGATTTAGTAATAGGACTTACCATTGTTGCTTTTGGTACTTCTGCTCCAGAGCTGGTGGTTAATATTATAGCTTCGCTACAAAAAAATCAAGATATAATTTTAGGAAATGTAATAGGTAGCAACAATTTTAATTTGTTTATAATATTGGGTATCACAGGCTTAATTTCGCCAATAATAGTACAAAAAAGTACCGTTTGGAAAGAAATTCCTTTTTCATTTTTTGCTGCTCTTTTGCTATTTATATTAGCTAATCATCTATTTGATTTTAATGGCGGGAATTTGGGAAGAGTAGATGGAATAATTTTGTTCATCATGTTTTTGAGTTTCCTTTATTTTATTTTTAAACAAATGAAAAATGAAGCTCCAATAGAAAGTACTATAACTGAAAATAGCATTGATAAAAAGATTTCACTAATTGTTGTGTTTTTAATTTTAGGATTAAGCAGCCTTATTTTAGGCGGAAAATTAGTAGTGGACAATGCTGTTATTATTGCCACAAATTTAGGTATTAATGAAAAATTAATAGGATTAACTATAGTGGCAGCAGGTACTTCTTTGCCGGAGTTGGCAACATCTGTAGTAGCAGCGTTAAAGAAAAACAATGATATAGCCATGGGCAATATTATTGGCTCTAATATTTTTAATATTTTCTTAATTCTATCTATTTCTTCTATTATTAACCCCATAGGCTACAACACCGCTTTTAATACGGATTTAGTTATACTAATGATAGGAACTATCTTTGTTTTTATAGCAATGTTTACCAGCGGAAAAAGAATTTTAGACAGATGGGAAGCCATGGTGCTTCTTGTTAGTTATGTGGCTTATATGGTGTATTTAGTAGCTAAGGAAATGTAA
- a CDS encoding Uma2 family endonuclease: protein MADKHYIPKYTYADYMQWDGKWELIYGSPVAMSPSPKRLHQELGVLFIEFIKSELRKNKKECPCSLVYELDWKIDSETIVCPDIAIICDSSYTDFIETSPILIIEILSSSTQLKDRNTKFSLYESCGVKYYLMADPEKKQIEIFELIDNKYKSRVEGNDFQLTKSCNISIDFDSIFAELK, encoded by the coding sequence ATGGCAGATAAACATTACATACCAAAATATACTTATGCCGATTATATGCAATGGGATGGCAAATGGGAATTAATTTATGGCAGTCCGGTAGCTATGAGTCCTTCGCCAAAACGCTTGCATCAAGAGTTAGGCGTTTTATTTATTGAGTTTATAAAGTCTGAACTAAGAAAAAATAAAAAGGAATGTCCTTGTTCTTTGGTTTATGAGTTAGATTGGAAGATAGATTCAGAAACAATAGTTTGTCCAGATATAGCTATTATCTGTGATTCATCATATACTGATTTTATTGAAACATCACCGATTTTAATTATAGAAATTTTATCTTCGTCAACTCAGCTAAAAGACCGCAACACAAAATTTTCGCTTTATGAATCTTGTGGCGTTAAATACTATTTAATGGCAGACCCCGAGAAAAAACAAATTGAAATTTTTGAATTGATAGACAATAAATATAAAAGTAGGGTAGAAGGTAATGACTTCCAACTCACTAAAAGTTGTAATATTTCTATAGATTTTGATAGCATTTTTGCTGAACTGAAATAG
- a CDS encoding transketolase, protein MSKKTAQIDKEKDYIQIVLDDYRLAILSREASLMGRKEVLTGKAKFGIFGDGKELAQIAMSKSFKKGDFRSGYYRDQTLMMAKGLVNVQQFYAQLYADPQEGADPCSGGRQMNGHFASPLIDEKGEWLEAKNLYNTAADISSTAGQMPRAIGLALASKFYRQNKELQGENPFSNKGNEVCFATIGDASTSEGHFWESINAACVLKIPLAFTVYDDGYGISVPKKYQTTKENISEVLEGFRLDDNGNGMYIFKAKAYDYVELCSVYEEGIKLVREKQIPALFHITDVTQPQGHSTSGSHERYKSKERLQWEKDFDCLAKFRAWIEENAIADANTLDELEKEAKKQASEEKRAAWAAFNKPIKEEMSKLLAMYSSLQNISTKSTEIAKAIEDLKTAYNPVRKDLLESAKKVLRLSRGENNAERNQILNWVKAYNKDVAKKYNTHLYSETPYAALKVEEVKAKFSANSEEKSGFEVLNKAFDLILENNPKVIAFGEDVGKIGDVNQGFAGMQEKHGKHRVFDTGIRELTIMGQAIGMAMRGLRPIAEIQYLDYLIYGLQPLTDDVASLTYRTNGIQRCPLIIRTRGHRLEGIWHTGSPMGMIINSLRGMNVLVPRNMTQAAGFYNTMLKSDEPALIIECLNGYRLKETEPDNLAEFTLPLGIPEVLQKGTDITLVTYGSCVRIAEEAIKQLQEFNISVELIDVQSLLPFDINNSIVESLKKTNRILFLDEDVPGGASAYMMQQVIEKQEGYKYLDAKPTTLSAHAHRGSYGTDGDYFSKPNADDVFDAVYKIMNESNPKKFPVIY, encoded by the coding sequence ATGAGTAAAAAAACAGCACAAATAGACAAAGAAAAAGATTATATACAAATAGTTTTAGACGATTACAGATTAGCAATTTTAAGCAGAGAAGCCAGCCTTATGGGACGAAAAGAAGTGCTTACCGGAAAGGCTAAATTTGGCATATTTGGCGATGGAAAAGAGTTGGCTCAAATAGCTATGTCTAAAAGTTTTAAAAAAGGCGATTTTCGTTCTGGTTATTACCGAGATCAAACTTTAATGATGGCTAAAGGCTTGGTTAATGTGCAGCAGTTTTATGCTCAGCTTTATGCCGACCCACAAGAAGGAGCAGACCCGTGTAGCGGAGGAAGACAAATGAACGGACATTTTGCTTCGCCATTAATTGATGAAAAAGGGGAGTGGCTGGAAGCTAAAAATTTATACAATACCGCTGCTGATATTTCTTCTACTGCGGGGCAAATGCCACGAGCTATTGGTTTAGCTTTAGCTTCTAAATTTTATAGACAAAATAAAGAATTGCAGGGCGAAAATCCTTTTTCTAATAAAGGAAATGAAGTGTGTTTTGCCACTATTGGAGATGCCAGCACATCGGAAGGACATTTTTGGGAAAGCATTAATGCCGCTTGTGTGTTAAAAATTCCATTGGCTTTTACTGTTTACGATGACGGCTATGGTATTTCGGTGCCTAAAAAATATCAAACTACTAAAGAAAATATTTCTGAAGTATTAGAAGGTTTTCGTTTAGATGACAACGGCAATGGAATGTACATTTTTAAAGCAAAAGCTTATGATTATGTAGAGCTTTGCAGTGTTTATGAAGAAGGAATAAAATTAGTTAGAGAAAAGCAGATTCCGGCTTTGTTTCATATTACGGATGTTACTCAGCCTCAAGGACATAGCACCTCAGGTTCGCACGAAAGATACAAAAGTAAAGAGCGTTTGCAGTGGGAAAAAGATTTTGATTGCCTTGCAAAATTTAGAGCATGGATAGAAGAAAATGCTATAGCTGATGCCAATACTTTAGACGAATTAGAAAAAGAAGCTAAAAAGCAAGCTTCGGAAGAAAAACGTGCCGCTTGGGCAGCATTTAACAAGCCTATTAAGGAGGAAATGAGCAAGCTTTTAGCTATGTATAGCAGTCTTCAAAATATAAGTACAAAATCTACCGAAATAGCAAAAGCTATAGAAGATTTAAAAACGGCTTATAATCCGGTAAGAAAAGATTTGTTGGAAAGTGCCAAAAAAGTATTGCGTTTAAGTAGAGGAGAAAATAATGCAGAAAGAAATCAGATATTAAATTGGGTAAAAGCGTATAATAAAGATGTAGCCAAAAAGTATAATACGCATTTGTATAGCGAAACACCTTATGCGGCTTTAAAAGTTGAAGAAGTTAAGGCTAAATTTTCTGCAAACAGCGAAGAAAAAAGTGGTTTTGAGGTACTAAATAAAGCTTTTGATTTAATATTAGAAAATAATCCTAAAGTAATAGCTTTTGGAGAAGATGTAGGAAAAATAGGAGATGTAAATCAAGGTTTTGCAGGAATGCAAGAAAAGCATGGCAAGCACCGAGTTTTTGATACAGGAATTAGAGAATTGACCATAATGGGGCAGGCTATAGGTATGGCTATGAGAGGTTTGCGTCCTATAGCAGAAATACAATATTTAGATTATTTAATTTATGGTTTACAGCCACTTACAGACGATGTGGCTTCGCTAACATACAGAACCAACGGCATACAACGTTGCCCTTTAATTATTAGAACAAGAGGACACCGTTTAGAAGGAATATGGCATACGGGCTCGCCTATGGGAATGATTATCAATTCTTTAAGAGGAATGAACGTATTAGTACCCAGAAATATGACACAGGCAGCAGGATTTTATAATACTATGCTAAAAAGTGATGAGCCGGCATTAATTATAGAATGTTTAAACGGCTATAGATTAAAAGAAACCGAACCCGATAATTTAGCTGAGTTTACCTTGCCTTTGGGCATTCCGGAAGTATTGCAAAAAGGAACAGATATTACATTAGTTACTTATGGTTCTTGTGTGCGTATAGCAGAAGAAGCTATAAAACAGTTACAAGAATTTAATATTAGTGTTGAGTTAATAGATGTACAAAGTTTATTACCTTTTGATATTAATAATAGTATAGTTGAATCATTAAAGAAAACTAACCGCATTTTGTTTTTAGATGAAGATGTGCCGGGTGGAGCCAGTGCCTATATGATGCAACAAGTAATAGAAAAGCAAGAAGGCTATAAATATTTAGATGCTAAGCCAACAACGCTGAGTGCTCATGCTCATAGAGGGTCGTATGGTACTGATGGCGATTATTTTAGCAAGCCAAATGCCGATGATGTATTTGATGCGGTTTATAAAATTATGAATGAAAGTAACCCAAAGAAGTTTCCGGTTATTTATTGA
- a CDS encoding DUF1573 domain-containing protein: MKKILPFLILFVGLNTYLFAQDGGARISFEEEKFDFGEVDEGPQVTHEFVFTNNGTEPLILSRVKASCGCTTPSWPKDPILPGDEGKILVTYNTAKRPGNFNKSITITSNAIEETTKVIYIKGTVTVAPQEETMPVRQPVLMSPMK, encoded by the coding sequence ATGAAAAAAATATTACCTTTTTTAATTCTTTTTGTAGGTTTAAATACTTATTTATTTGCACAAGATGGTGGTGCAAGAATTTCATTTGAAGAAGAAAAATTTGATTTTGGAGAAGTGGACGAAGGACCTCAAGTTACTCATGAATTTGTATTTACAAACAACGGAACTGAGCCTCTAATTTTAAGCAGAGTTAAAGCTTCTTGTGGGTGCACTACGCCTTCTTGGCCTAAAGACCCAATTTTACCGGGCGATGAAGGAAAAATATTGGTTACTTATAATACTGCCAAAAGACCGGGAAATTTTAATAAGTCAATAACCATTACCTCTAACGCTATAGAAGAAACTACAAAAGTTATTTATATAAAAGGGACAGTAACTGTTGCTCCGCAAGAAGAAACGATGCCTGTAAGACAGCCTGTTTTAATGAGCCCTATGAAATAA